The following DNA comes from Hahella chejuensis KCTC 2396.
TGCCCCTGGCGTTCGGTAATCTGGTGGCGGAGCATTATGAGGATGATTTCCATGCGGCGAACCCGATTATCGATGAGCTGCGCAACAAAATGGAAATCGTAGAGGATAAGCGCTACAGCCAGGAGTATCACGAGCCGGACAAGCGTTCCATCGCCAATGCGTTGCAGGTGTTCTTTAAAGACGGAACTTCCACGGATAAGGTTGAAGTGGAATATCCGATTGGGCACCGCCGTCGTCGCGAGGAAGGTATTCCTTTATTGGAGAAAAAATTCCGCGCCAATCTGGCGACGCGTTTTCCTGGTAAACGTTGCGAGGATATCTTCGCCTTGTGTAAGGATCAGCAAAAACTGGAGGCGACTCCCGTTAACGAATTCATGGATCTATTCGTTATCTAGTTCTTGTGAATATGCGCCGCCCGGGTTAGAAGAGGGCGGCGTCAAAATAAAAAAGCGCGAGAATCCGCGCTTTTTTGTGTGCTGGTTTCAGCTAGCCCTACAGGCGCCCGTCCACCGCGTCTTTCGGCAGTACGTATTTGACGTCGAAGAGGACATGGTTGTCTTTGCCGAGTTTGCGGATATTTTCTATACCCATGTCTTTAAATTGCTTGTGCGCCACAGTGAGAATGATGGCGTCGTAATGATTTTCTTTTAATTCTGGAATGACGCGAATGCCATATTCGTGTTCCGCCTCCGCGGGGCTGGCCCATGGGTCGTAGACATCCACGTTGGCGTTATATGACTTAAACGCGCTGATAACGTCGACTACGCGAGTGTTGCGGATGTCTGGGCAGTTCTCTTTGAAGGTCAATCCCAATACCAGGATATTGGCTTCCGCCACATGTTGTTTGCGTTGCGTCATCATGCGGATGACGCGCTCCGCTACATGCTGGCCCATGCCGTCGTTAATGCGACGGCCGGATAGTATGATTTCGGGGTGGTGGCCGACCGCCTGGGCTTTGTAGGTCAGGTAGTAAGGATCGACGCCAATGCAATGACCTCCTACCAAACCGGGACGGAAGGGGAGAAAGTTCCACTTGGTGCCGGCGGCTTCCAATACTTCTAAAGTGTCGATGCCAAGCTTTTCGAAAATCAATGACAGCTCATTGATCAGCGCAATATTGACGTCGCGCTGCGTGTTCTCGATGACCTTGGCCGCTTCCGCCACTTTGATGCTGCTTGCTTTGTGGGTGCCGGCGATAATAATGGATGCGTAGAGTTCGTCTATGTACTGTGCAACCTCGGGAGTAGAGCCGGAGGTAACCTTCAAGATGTTAATGACCCTGTGCTCTTTATCCCCGGGGTTGATGCGCTCGGGGCTGTAGCCGGCGAAAAAGTCCTGGTTGAACGTCAATCCAGAAACTTCTTCAAGTATGGGAACGCAGACTTCTTCTGTTGCGCCAGGATAAACGGTGGATTCGTAAATGACGACGTCATCTTTTTTCAGCACTTTGCCGATTGCGCGGCTGGCTGATTGTAATGGTCTTAGATCGGGTGTTTTGAAGTCGTCGATAGGGGTTGGGACGGTGACAATGTAAACATTACAGGATTGTATATCTTCAAGTTTGCTGCTGTAGGAAAGTTTGTTTGCTTCAGCAAGCAGTTCGGGTTCCACTTCCAATGTGCTGTCTTTACCGGATTTCAGCTCCTCAATACGGGCGGCGTTGATGTCAAAGCCTACGGTGGAGAACTTCTTGCCGAACTCGACGGCCAGTGGCAGGCCAACATAACCCAGGCCCACAACTGCAATTTTTGCGTTCCTCAAATCTGTCATTGGAAACCCTTTAAGCGAGATAGTAGTAGTATTTTATTTAATAAATCGAACTATAATGAGCGTCCGTCGTTAGACGGTCTCCCCGGAAGCCCTTGGCGGTTCCGGGGAAACTCAGGAAACAGCCCGCGCATTCGTTATCGGATCATGCGCTTAAGGCTAAATCATTCAAGACTTCGTTTGAGCTGATTCGCGCATATCGACCATGGCGACAATATCAAGCGAACTCTTGAGAAATTTAGCCGAAGCGCGTCGCCGCGCAAGTATATCGGAAAATACGCGCCAAGATATTTGAATTTAGTTTAACAATACTCTTTTGTATTTGCTTAACTTAAGTTGTCCGAAAAAATTTGATAGCATGAGCGGCCCTCAAGTCTAGGCTGCAAGTCCGTGTTGGTAAGGAGAAAAGGCTTGGCCCACGTACGTATATTCCGGCATTACATACATTTGCCCTACATTATTATGGGCGTCGCGGACCTGGTGGTCTTAGGCGCAGTATTTTACTGTGGCGTTTTCTTTCGTTATTTCGGCGAAATCAATTTTTTCCTCGATAACTATCAGGTCGCTATTCCCGAGGCGCTGACCTTTGCGTTGGTTAACCTTATCATCATGATCGCAATGGGGGTCTATCCCGCCAAAACCCAAGAGGGTATGTCCGGCATGATGTTGAGAACGATATTTTCGATTCTCATGTCCGCCGCAGGTTTGTCCTTTTTATTTTACGTAACTGAATCCTGGTTATGGTATTTCGGCAAGGGCGTTTTGGCGCTTTCCTCGGTCCTGGCGATTTTTATCCTGGGCATCTCCCGCAGTCTGTTCCTGTTTTTCGCTAATGAACAAAGCTTCAAGCGCAATGTTTTAGTGCTCGGCGCAGGAAACCGCGCGAGCAATCTTTACGAGGACTTAAAGGAGCCCCTGGATCGCCGAGGCGTTGAGTTAATGGGGTTTGTGCCGGGGCTGGACGAAGAGCTCAAGGTGCCTGAGCCGAAAGTGTTGAGAATTCCTGGAACTCTGAAGGATTATATTTTGAATCATCCGGTCGATGAGATTGTTATCGCCCTGGATGACCGCAGAAAGAAGCTGCCGCTGGATGACTTGCTTGAATGCAAGATGGAAGGCGTGCATATCGTGGACGCCCCTACGTTTCTGGAGCGCGAAGGCCGTAAGGTGGCGCTTGATCTGATTCAGCCAAGCTGGATGATCTTTGCTGATGGATTCGGGGCGGTTTCCACTCGCAGCATCACCAAGCGCGGCTTTGATATTTTATCCAGCCTGAGCCTGTTGCTCGTGACTTGGCCTATTATGTTACTGACGGTGCTCGCTATTAAGCTTGAGGAAGGCTGGTCTGCTCCAGTGTTGTATAAGCAAGAGCGGGTTGGGCTAAACGGTCGTCCGTTCCCAGTCATGAAGTTTCGTAGCATGAGGGTTGATGCGGAGAAGCATGGCGCCGTCTGGGCGCAGAAAAACGACACTCGCGTGACCCGTGTTGGCGGTTTTATTCGTAAAGTGCGTATCGACGAGCTGCCGCAAATTTTTAATGTTTTGTTAGGAGATATGGCTGTGGTTGGGCCGCGTCCAGAGAGGCCCATTTTTGTGGAAAAGCTTTCGGAAAAGATTCCTTACTATAACGAAAGGCATAGAGTGAAGCCCGGTATCACCGGTTGGGCGCAACTCTGTTTCGCTTACGCCGATAGTGAGGAGGACACCAAGGAGAAGCTGCGGTATGATTTATACTACATTAAGAATCAGAGTCTACTGCTTGATTTAATTGTATTAATTCAGACCGTTGAGGTTATTTTGTTTAAGAAAGGCTCCCGGTAAGCGGGCGCTCGGGTTTTTAACATTGGCATCATTGTTTTGAAGTATTTAGCAGGGCGTAATGTTGGAAAACTATCCGGAAAACCCTGGCTGCTGAAGAGCCGCATTGGATTCAACTGCTGATTAACTTGGGATACTAATGATGAATATTAACGCCTTGAAAATATGCGTTCTGGCATTACTGGCTGTGCTGTTCAGCGCCTGCAGCACGGTTAAGCCTTCCGATAATGCTCTGGTTAGCGCCGCTCTGAAAGATCGGCCTAAGATGCTGGAGTCGTATATTCTGGGGCCTGGCGATGTGGTTAACATTAATGTTTGGCGTAACCCTGAGCTATCAGGAAGCGTGCCAATTAGGCCGGATGGCAAATTGTCTACGACGCTGGTTGGCGATATCGTAGCGTCCGGAAAAACTCCGGCTCAGTTGGCTGAGGAAATCAAGCAAAAGCTGTCGGTATATATCCGTGAGCCTCAAGTCAGCGTTGTCGTCACTGGAATGCAGAGCTATGAGTTTTCCAGTCGCGTACGTGTGACCGGCGCGGTGAAGTCGCCCATTTCCATTCCTTATCGTCATGGAATGACCGTCATGGATGTTGTGCTGACGGCTGGCGGGCTGAATGATTTCGCAAATGGAGACAGCAGCGTGCTGTATAGACAGTACCAAGGGAAGAGCGTGATCATTCCTGTAAAATTAAATGAAATCTTTCAGGAAGGCGACGTGACCACCAACTACGAGTTGAACCCTGGGGATATAATTACTGTTCCTGAGAAGGTGTTGTAATACGACGCGGTTGGGGGCGAAATTGAGTTTGAGACTGAACTTTTCTCTTATGACTATGCTGGTGCAATGATATGGCGGTTCCAATAGATCAGCTACCAAAAGAAGCCTTCAGGGAGATTCGTTCCCGGAAATGGCTGTCGTTCTTTGTTTTTCTTGCTGTCAGCTTCGGAACGCTTGTCGTGGGCGCATTTTGGCCGCAGCAGTTTACTTCGCGCGGAGTTATTTATGTGGACGATCAGAATATAATTCGACCACTGATGGAAGGCTCTGCTCTGACCACCAAAGTCAAAGATCACGTGGCTTCTGTAGAAGAAGTTATGCTATCGAGAAGAGTTCTAACGCGGCTCGCCGAAATGGAAGAAATTTGGGGGACGGTTAAAAGCGAAGCGGCGAAAGAAGGGATTATCAGCAAAATAAGGAATAATGTCGCTGTTAAGAAAACGGGCGCTCCCAACTTTATTGAGATTGAATATAAAGACTCAACTGCCCAAAGAGTGTTTGATGTAACTCGGGAGTTGAGTCAGCTATTTATAGATGAGACTGAAAGTAGCAAGCGGGAAGAAAGCCGCAACGCATACGAGTTCGTTGACAAGCAGGTTAAGGCTTATCAAACCCAACTGCAGGCCTCTGAAGAACGGCTGAAAAATTTCTTACAAGAAAACGTCGATGGTACGGCGGACACGGTTGGCTCCAGAATTTCCTCGCTTGAGCGTCAGCTTGAAGAGGCTGAGTTGGGAATTAAGGAGGCTATTGCGCAAAGGGACGCGTTACAGTCTCAACTGTCTGGTCAATCCAAAATCGTACGCAGGGAAGTTGCTGGAGACGCCTACGAGACGCGGATCGAGGAGCTGAATAAGAAGTTGGATTCTCTTAGGTTAATATACCTGGACAGCTATCCTGATATCATTGCGCTTAAGCAGCAAATCGCGGAGCTGGAAAGGCAGCGTACAGAGGCTCTGTCCAGTGGAAGCGCGTCTGGTTCGCGCTCTGAATCCTCTTTTAACCCAATTTATCAAGAGTTGCAGAGTGAGCTGTCCAAAGCTCTGGCGAATATTGACACGCTGCGAACTAGACAGGCCTCCCTCACCGCATTGTTGGAGAGAGAGCGTACCCGTATGCAGCGTATTCAGGAGAATGAAGCAAAAATCTCTGAGCTTACTCGGGATTATGAAGTCAACAAGAGCATATATGACGATTTGCTTAAAAGACGTGAGAAAGCGCGTGTATCAATGAGGCTCGACGTTGAAGGGCATGGTCTTAGCTATAAGATCCATGAGGCCCCTGCGTATCCCTTGAAACCATCTGGCTTTACATTCCGGCACTTTGCAGTTGCTGGCCTGTTTTTAGGCATGTTGGCTCCTTTTGGTTTGGCTATTGCGTTTTGCCAAGTTGATCCGAGAGTGCGTACAGGATCTATTTTGCAGGAAAATACGGGTATCCCTGTGTTGGCGACCATCCCCTATATTTCCACTCCACTGGAACGGAGAATTGACCGACGCCGTACGAAAGTCATTTTATTCTTGGCTGTGTTGAGTATTGGCGTTTATTTATTGTACGGGTGGATGCGTTATACGGGAGTCGTCTTGTGAGTGATAAGCAAGAGAACACCAAAAATATCTATGATATCGACAAGGGCGTGGCTCGAACCCAGGATCAGTCTCAGAGTACATCTGCGGACAGAGTCTTAGTCCCGAGCTCTCTGGAAATCAAATCAGGTAGCGTAGAGCGCTATGTGATTAGCAAGCAAATCGCCAAAATGAGAGAGCCCTCTCTTTTGTCAGTGGATGACCTGAATCAAAAGAGGATAATTCATCCAGAGTCCCCTGACCGCGCTATTATCGACAAGTTTAGAGAGCTTCGTACGCGTCTGTTGGAAATCAGTAAGGGAAATAACTTTACCTTGGCTGTTACAGGCGTAACTGAAGGATGTGGGGCTTCTTTTGCGGCTGTAAACTTAGCTGCCGCATTTGCGCTGGATAGCAGTAAGACGGCTTTGATTATAGATTGCAATTTGAGGGAGCCCTCGCTTCATAATATTCTCGATCTCATGCCTGACCTGGGCGTTACGGACTTTATCGAGGACCCCGATATGGATATAGCATCAGTTATATATCCAACGGGCATTAAAAGATTGCGCCTGATTCCAGCGGGTAGCAGGAGGGAATCTTCTGGGGAGTTTTTTACTTCTTTTCGTATGAGGCAGTTTCTGCACTCGCTAAGAAAGCGATATCCTGATCGCTTTATTATTCTGGACACACCTTCAATTGCAGTGTCGCCAGATGCGCGGATTATTTCCGAGCTGTGTGATTTGACATTGGTTGTCGTACCTCATGGAAGGGTTACAGAAAGTCAGATTGTATCCGCTGTGTCGTCGATTCCTTCGCAGAAATGCGCTGGAGTCCTAGTAAATGGCTAATTTTAGTTCAAAAAATCTGTCTTATTTCATGTAACCACCATAAGGATCTGTCCCTTCATGGATTACCTTATTCCATTTAAAAAAAAGCCGACGCTCTTCGCTCTGGTTGGCGTAAATCTATTGTGTGCGCCATTGGCCTTACGTGCAGATCCGCTGGAGGTTCGCCTCAGCGCTACGCATGAGTATTCAGATAATGTTACGAAGACGAAAGAAAAGAAAGATGACACCCTAACCAAAGTGGGCATCAACTTAGGCCAAACTCTTTCAAAAGGAGCGTATGCAAGCTCATTATCGGCGGACTTCGGTTTTGAGCACTATTGGGGAGACACCTTTGGCGATGAAGTCACCACAGAGGTTACTTATAGTGGAAAGTATAATTTCTCCCCCGCATTATCATGGTCTCTCAAGGACGAGCTTACCGAAGATGTACTAAATAGCAGTACGCCAACTACTCCGGATTCAAGGGTGCGTAAGAATGTCCTTACTACCGGTCCAAGTTATCGAGTCGCGATGACCTCCGAGGACGATCTGGTTTTAGGGGCGAATTACAAACAGATTGACTTTGAAAGCAATACTGCCGTTGACAGTAAAAGGCAATCGGCTACGGCTGATTATATGCACCGCTTTGCCAGTGCTTTGACATTTACTTGGAGTAACAGTGGTGAATGGGCAAAGTTAGATAATGAGACGGATCTTGAAACATTGGAGTCAGAGTTACGCTTTAGCAAGAAATATAATGACCTTACTACCAGTTTAGGGGTCGGTTTTACTAAGCTAAAAAGTGAGCGGGCTAACGTTACCAATGAGTCAGAGGATGTTACAGGCTCATTTAATGCAAATTACCAGGCTTCAGCGGCTTTAGGGCTTTTCTATTCTTACAAGCGTACATTGACTGACAGTGCTTCAGAAACGGTGTTTCAGCTTTTCGAACGACCTATTTCGTTTGGTTCCAGTGATAGCGTTCTCTTGCAAGAGCATGTTGCTGGAGCAAGTTACACTCCAAATGTCAGAGATACTTTTCAGTTAACAGGTGTTAGCAGCACTGAGGAAAACGAGGGTGCTAGTACTAAAGATAAAGAGCACTCTTTGTCTATTAGTTGGTCACATAACGTCAACTCCACTTGGAGTTGGTTTGCTTCATCAGAGTATACGAATAAAGAGGTTGGCGTCCGTAATGCGGACGAAGACTCGTACGATCATACGCTGAGGCTTAATCATAAATGGTTTAAGAACTTCAGCTCTCGTTACTACGCTGAGTATGAAGTTAAAGATTCTTCTGATGGAGCAAATGAGTACGATGCGCTGACCGTTGGAATCGGCGTGGACTACGTCCCCAATTTTTAATCATATAGGTGGTTGTCTTGCAGAACGCCTTAACTATAGATGTAGAGGATTATTTCCACGTTGCGGCGCTAGCGGAATCAATTAGCGTTGATGAGTGGTCGAATCGAGAGTGTCGCGTGGAAAAGAACACGCGAAATTTACTTGAGTTATTTGACAAGAAAGGTGTGAAAGGCACTTTTTTTGTTTTGGGGTGGGTGGCGGAAAGATATCCTCATATTGTCACTGATATTCATCAGGCGGGCCACGAAGTGGCCTCACACGGCTACAGCCACCAATTGGTTTACTCGCAGACTCCAGAAGTATTCAGGGAAGAAACCGCCAAATCCAAAGATATTCTGGAAAATATCATTCAGCAGCCAGTAGAGGGATATCGGGCGGCGAGTTATTCAATAACCGCCAAGTCCAAGTGGGCGCTGGATATTTTGTGTGACTTGGGGTTTAAGTGGGATTCAAGTATTTTTCCGGTAAGGCACGATCGGTATGGGATGCCAAATACGCCGGAAGATCCCTACATACTGCAAGCGCCAAATGGCAAGCAGATTGTTGAGTTTCCCTTAACTACTTGCCCGATTGGTAAATATAGACTGCCTATTGCTGGCGGCGGCTACTTCAGGTTGTTTCCTTATTGGCTTACGCGTTGGGGACTAGGGCGGGTAAATAGTTTGGGACGAAGTTTTATCTTTTACTTGCATCCATGGGAAATTGATCCGAAACAGCCGCGAGTCAAGGCCAGTATGTTGTCTACGTTTAGGCACTACAATAACCTGGATGTGTGCTTTTCCAGGTTGGAGGCGTTGCTGGATGACTTTTCTTTTACTACGGTTTCAGAAGTACTTAAGGCCCAGTCTATCGACTCAGTTCCAGTTGCGGTTTAACGCCTGTTATGAATGATACATATAACTTAGACAGCCTGAAGTCGAGAGAAGATCAACTTAAGGCGCGCAAAGGCGAGCTGTCGCGTTTAATTGGCGAAGCTAAGAAAAATGGCTCCGATGCGAATGAACTCATTGTTGAAATGGGGGCAATATCAGCCGAATTTAAAGAAGTAGCGGCTCATATCAAGACGCTTAAAAAAGCGCAACGCCAGCAGGGTGACTGGTCGAATGATGAAATGCTTACGGATGGCCAGCAAGATAAGGCTAAGCAGGCAGAGAAGCTACAACAGGTTATTGAAGAGGTTTCCTCTGCGCCACAGATCCTAAGTCTTGCAACAAAAGCATTTCGCGTCGTGGAAATAGACGCTGAACCGGGCTTGCGTGCATCTTGGGATGATTACGTTGACCAGCATCCGCAGTCTTCCCCGTATCACAAGATATGGGTGAAATCGTTCGTTGAGTCAGTGTACGGTCACCCATGCCGCTTTATTTGTGCGCTTGACGAGACAGACAGGATCGTCGGTGTTCTGCCGCTTACTCAATTGAACAGTCGTCTATTTGGAAATTTTATTGTCTCTGCACCGTATTTTAACTATGGCGGTATTCTCGCGGACAGCAGGCAAGTCGCTCAAATACTGCTCGCTGATGCTGTGCGCTGGCGTGACCAAGTTGGAGCAGGGCATATTGAATTACGGCATTTGACGCCATCCAGCCTGAGGTTGCCGCAACGAACAGAAAAGCTGACATTCTGGCTTGCGTTACCACAGCAGGAAGATGATTTGTGGTTGAGCTTTAAACCAAAGGTTCGAGCACAGATTAAGCGGCCGCAAAAGGAAGGCGCTGAAGTTACCATTGGTGGCGCCGAGTTACTAGACGACTTTTATGCGGTGTTCTCAAGGAATATGAGAGATCTTGGTACGCCGGTTTATGGCAGAAACTTTTTTTATGGTTTCCTTAGTTCATACGGAGAATCTGCTAGAGTTGTCATAGGCAGGTTAAACAAGACTGTAGTCGCATGCGCAATTGTTATTGGACATGGGCGACGCATGGAAATTCCCTGGGCTTCTACGCTTCAGGAGGCTAATAGCTCTGGAATTAATATGCTGATGTACTGGGAAATACTTAAGTTCAGTATTCATCAGAAGTATCAAATATTTGATTTTGGGCGCTGCACTGAAGGCAGTGGCACCTATAAGTTTAAACAGCAGTGGGGGGCGACTCCCGTCAGGTTGCATTGGGACTATTGCCTGGCGGAAGGTAGGGACGCGCCCAAATTGAACCCGGATAATCCAAAGTTCAAGTTGGTTATAGCAGTTTGGAAGAGGCTTCCTGTTTGGCTCACTAATATGGTGGGCCCTTTGCTGGTCAAGTACTTGCCATAGGCGGTTGAGAAACTTTTACCGCGTCGAACCTAAACTGCAGAGTAAAGTAATGAGTAGCACTCTTGGGAATAGAGGGCGGAGGCGAGAGTTGTTCGCTATCGCCAAGCAAGAAGAGTGGGGGTTGCCGGAGGCTCTAATTGCTGCAGCCCAGCGCTTTCCTGACTGTCATGCAGTCAAATCGGAAGATGGTCAATTCACTTATCTAGAGTTATTAAGTCAGTCTATATCCGTGGCTGAGCGGCTCAATATCTTGGGCGTAAAGCCTGGCGATAGGGTGGCTGTATGCGTTAACAGAGACCATCATCTTCCTGCTTTGCTCCTGGGTGTTGGAATGTCGGGCGCCGCTTATGTCCCTGTGGACCCAGCTTTTCCTGCCGAGAGAATTGCAATTATCCTTGAAGATGCGGATGTGTCAGCCGCGATTTATGAGCCTTCTACGCTTTCTTTGGTTGAAAGTACGCAAAACCTTCTTTTGCTTGATAGGTTTGAGTTGGATGCAGTGGGCGTTACGTTGCGTTCTTTCGATGCGCTCAGAGATGAGTATGTGCGCCTTTCCGAACGCAGGACCAATACGGCGGAGTTACTGGCTTATATCATTTTTACTTCAGGATCTACTGGAAGGCCTAAAGGCGTCCCAATTACGCATCGTGCGGCGATAAACTTTTTATATGGCGTTGATGAAAAGATAGGAACGCAAGAGGGTGACCGGTTTCTTGGTCTAACCACTATTTCTTTTGACATCTCCGTGCTAGAGCTGTTTCTACCAATAGTTTTGGGGGGGTGCGTATATGTTTGTAAAAAAGGGGATGCGCTTTCTCCAGATCGACTGGCTGCAATTATCGAAGATAATGGCATCAACGTCTTACAGGCCACGCCAGCTACTTGGCGGTTGATGCTGGAGCTAGGCTGGAAGCCGAATCAATATCAGAAAATCTTATGTGGAGGCGAAGCCTTTCCATCGGACTTGGCTGCCAAGCTGCTCTGTAGTGCTGGTGAAGTATGGAATATGTATGGGCCAACTGAAGCCACTGTTTGGGTAACTAGTCATAAGGTTGGCGCAGAAGATATTGAGGCTGGCTTCATTCCTTTAGGCGAGCCATACGCTAATATTGAACTCCGTGTGGTCAATGAGGCTTTGCAGTCGGTTGGCGCTGGCGGTTCTGGAGAGCTTTTAATCGGCGGAGAGTGCCTGTCGCCCGGTTACTTTAGGCGTCCTGAATTAAATTCTGATCGATTTATATCGCTGGTTGAAAATGGTCAAACCAAAACGTTCTATCGTACGGGAGACCTTGTCGAGCAGAGGCAAGATGGGAGTTTGCGTTATCTGGACCGTCTCGATAACCAAGTAAAGATACGCGGCTTTCGGATTGAGCTGGGAGAAGTTGAAGCAGTATTGCGGCAGGTTCCAGGCATCGCAGACGCAGCTGTTGTCGCTGTTTCTAATGCGGCGGGTGATAACGTTCTGGTAGGTTGTGTTCGGTTTGTCGGTGAGAAACTGGCCTTTCCTGCAATTGAGAATGATCTACGGAAAGTTCTGCCGTTTTATATGGCGCCAGGATTGTGGCGGGCCTATGAATGTTTTCCGCAGACACCAAATAAAAAGATAGATAAAAAGGCGCTAAAAAAAGATGTTGAAGCCAGTCTTGAGTCGACTGACGACACTGAGTCAGGCTTCGCTACAGATACGGAGCTGAGGCTTGCGAAAGTGTGGGGGGGGGTATTAGGTAGTGCGCCTAAAACCCCCTATGATCATTTTAATGAATTGGGAGGGCATTCCCTGGCCTCTGCTCGCCTCTCGGTAGAGATCCAAAAAGAGTTTGGCAAATTCGTAAGCATTAATCTTTTGATTGCCCATCCGCTCTTTATGGAGCAGTGTGACCTGATAACCTCTTTTTCCGAAGAAAGGAGTCTATCGGACGCACCTGCAAAAAATGATAGAAGCTTGACCGATGGGCAGAAGCGAATTTGGTTTATATGCCAGCTGGCGGGCTCCAGTAGTGTCTTCAACGAGTCTGAAGCTTTTATGCTGGAGGGGGGTTGTGAGCTTGACCTGTTAAAAGTGGCTATAGACGCTTTAATGAAAGCCACTCCAGCGATACGGCTACATTTAAACGCTGAAGATTTAAGCTGGGAGTTGCGAGAAGAGCCTGAAACGCCGCTGGAGGTTAGAGATCTGTATCTGGATTCCGGCTCCCTTGATAGCTATCTCCATCAGGAAGCGAAAAGAGAGTTTGATTTTGGCGAGGAGTTGTTAGTCCGCTTCGTAGCCTATGAAGCGGATGGAAAGTTGATCGCCCTGCAAATGATTACTCATCATATTTTGCTGGATGGTATCTCTCAATTGTTGGTATGGAACCGTTTATTCGATTTGTACGAGCAATTGATGGAAGGTGCGGATTTGAGAGCGCAGACTTCGCTAGGTTGGGACAGTGTCAATTTAGTGAGAGAAAGCGATGGCTTGCGAGAATGTGCGGATTTCTGGGGTCAAAATCTAAAAGGGCCGTTGCCTGCCTTAAATCTTCCAACGGACTATCCGCGCCCAGACTACTTTGATTTTAAAGGGCGACAATACTCAGCTTTTCTTGGCGAAGATATCACTGGACGTTTGCTCAGCGTTGCTCACTTAGTCCGTACCAGACCATTTGTCATATTGGTTTGCGCTTATGCGGCATGGTTGAGAAGAGTATCAGATAGCGAAGACCTAGTATTGGGCACTGCTACAAGCGGTAGAGACTCCAAAGAGGGCCTTCAAGACTCTATAGGTATGTTCTTTAATACGATACCGCTTAGGTTGAATAGAGAGGAAAAGAACCTTTTTGAGCAAATTAAGTATGTAGAGCAAACTTTAAACCAAGCGCTTCTGCATGGAGGGTTGTCATTCGATAAAATAGTGTCCGCGGCGCACGCTGACCGGGATCCATCCAGG
Coding sequences within:
- the tviB gene encoding Vi polysaccharide biosynthesis UDP-N-acetylglucosamine C-6 dehydrogenase TviB → MTDLRNAKIAVVGLGYVGLPLAVEFGKKFSTVGFDINAARIEELKSGKDSTLEVEPELLAEANKLSYSSKLEDIQSCNVYIVTVPTPIDDFKTPDLRPLQSASRAIGKVLKKDDVVIYESTVYPGATEEVCVPILEEVSGLTFNQDFFAGYSPERINPGDKEHRVINILKVTSGSTPEVAQYIDELYASIIIAGTHKASSIKVAEAAKVIENTQRDVNIALINELSLIFEKLGIDTLEVLEAAGTKWNFLPFRPGLVGGHCIGVDPYYLTYKAQAVGHHPEIILSGRRINDGMGQHVAERVIRMMTQRKQHVAEANILVLGLTFKENCPDIRNTRVVDVISAFKSYNANVDVYDPWASPAEAEHEYGIRVIPELKENHYDAIILTVAHKQFKDMGIENIRKLGKDNHVLFDVKYVLPKDAVDGRL
- a CDS encoding XrtA-associated tyrosine autokinase — its product is MSDKQENTKNIYDIDKGVARTQDQSQSTSADRVLVPSSLEIKSGSVERYVISKQIAKMREPSLLSVDDLNQKRIIHPESPDRAIIDKFRELRTRLLEISKGNNFTLAVTGVTEGCGASFAAVNLAAAFALDSSKTALIIDCNLREPSLHNILDLMPDLGVTDFIEDPDMDIASVIYPTGIKRLRLIPAGSRRESSGEFFTSFRMRQFLHSLRKRYPDRFIILDTPSIAVSPDARIISELCDLTLVVVPHGRVTESQIVSAVSSIPSQKCAGVLVNG
- a CDS encoding TIGR03013 family XrtA/PEP-CTERM system glycosyltransferase is translated as MAHVRIFRHYIHLPYIIMGVADLVVLGAVFYCGVFFRYFGEINFFLDNYQVAIPEALTFALVNLIIMIAMGVYPAKTQEGMSGMMLRTIFSILMSAAGLSFLFYVTESWLWYFGKGVLALSSVLAIFILGISRSLFLFFANEQSFKRNVLVLGAGNRASNLYEDLKEPLDRRGVELMGFVPGLDEELKVPEPKVLRIPGTLKDYILNHPVDEIVIALDDRRKKLPLDDLLECKMEGVHIVDAPTFLEREGRKVALDLIQPSWMIFADGFGAVSTRSITKRGFDILSSLSLLLVTWPIMLLTVLAIKLEEGWSAPVLYKQERVGLNGRPFPVMKFRSMRVDAEKHGAVWAQKNDTRVTRVGGFIRKVRIDELPQIFNVLLGDMAVVGPRPERPIFVEKLSEKIPYYNERHRVKPGITGWAQLCFAYADSEEDTKEKLRYDLYYIKNQSLLLDLIVLIQTVEVILFKKGSR
- a CDS encoding XrtA/PEP-CTERM system exopolysaccharide export protein, which produces MMNINALKICVLALLAVLFSACSTVKPSDNALVSAALKDRPKMLESYILGPGDVVNINVWRNPELSGSVPIRPDGKLSTTLVGDIVASGKTPAQLAEEIKQKLSVYIREPQVSVVVTGMQSYEFSSRVRVTGAVKSPISIPYRHGMTVMDVVLTAGGLNDFANGDSSVLYRQYQGKSVIIPVKLNEIFQEGDVTTNYELNPGDIITVPEKVL
- a CDS encoding XrtA system polysaccharide deacetylase yields the protein MVVLQNALTIDVEDYFHVAALAESISVDEWSNRECRVEKNTRNLLELFDKKGVKGTFFVLGWVAERYPHIVTDIHQAGHEVASHGYSHQLVYSQTPEVFREETAKSKDILENIIQQPVEGYRAASYSITAKSKWALDILCDLGFKWDSSIFPVRHDRYGMPNTPEDPYILQAPNGKQIVEFPLTTCPIGKYRLPIAGGGYFRLFPYWLTRWGLGRVNSLGRSFIFYLHPWEIDPKQPRVKASMLSTFRHYNNLDVCFSRLEALLDDFSFTTVSEVLKAQSIDSVPVAV
- a CDS encoding XrtA system polysaccharide chain length determinant, with translation MAVPIDQLPKEAFREIRSRKWLSFFVFLAVSFGTLVVGAFWPQQFTSRGVIYVDDQNIIRPLMEGSALTTKVKDHVASVEEVMLSRRVLTRLAEMEEIWGTVKSEAAKEGIISKIRNNVAVKKTGAPNFIEIEYKDSTAQRVFDVTRELSQLFIDETESSKREESRNAYEFVDKQVKAYQTQLQASEERLKNFLQENVDGTADTVGSRISSLERQLEEAELGIKEAIAQRDALQSQLSGQSKIVRREVAGDAYETRIEELNKKLDSLRLIYLDSYPDIIALKQQIAELERQRTEALSSGSASGSRSESSFNPIYQELQSELSKALANIDTLRTRQASLTALLERERTRMQRIQENEAKISELTRDYEVNKSIYDDLLKRREKARVSMRLDVEGHGLSYKIHEAPAYPLKPSGFTFRHFAVAGLFLGMLAPFGLAIAFCQVDPRVRTGSILQENTGIPVLATIPYISTPLERRIDRRRTKVILFLAVLSIGVYLLYGWMRYTGVVL